Proteins encoded in a region of the Vicia villosa cultivar HV-30 ecotype Madison, WI linkage group LG5, Vvil1.0, whole genome shotgun sequence genome:
- the LOC131606393 gene encoding uncharacterized protein LOC131606393 → MAKRKKSESSSQSAGNGSTISEYEEQRLRRIAENQARLKALGLPQMVSSLKTWPQIKQLKKKGKEKVEDDDDEEYEPENEEERETESDSSSEHESEFENASGSRKKKAKSKSLKVKSRVTATGKKHGGNLKYVDEEEEAWMQAIALSLQKSAEPSVCSNTNVGNISKAEKKENINIQEDKERKNKKSFISRLQMTEDELIVHFFQLDEAGKGTVTIRDLERAAITHDFSWTDTELVDMIRCFDSDGDGRLSLDDFRKIVVRCNMIKDSQNS, encoded by the exons ATGGCGAAACGCAAGAAATCCGAATCCAGTTCACAATCGGCGGGTAACGGGAGCACCATATCTGAGTATGAGGAACAAAGACTCCGGAGAATCGCAGAAAACCAAGCGAGGTTAAAGGCATTGGGGTTACCCCAAATGGTCTCTTCCTTGAAAACCTGGCCTCAGATTAAGCAATTGAAGAAGAAGGGAAAggaaaaggttgaagatgatgatgatgaagagtaTGAACCCGAAAATGAAGAGGAACGGGAAACTGAATCAGATTCTTCCAGTGAACATGAATCTGAGTTTGAAAATGCTTCTGGGTCACGGAAAAAGAAG GCGAAGAGCAAAAGTTTGAAGGTGAAAAGTAGAGTAACCGCAACCGGAAAGAAGCACGGTGGTAATTTAAAATatgttgatgaagaagaagaagcttggatGCAG GCAATTGCTCTTTCTCTGCAAAAGTCTGCGGAGCCTTCAGTTTGCTCTAACACGAATGTAGGGAACATCAGCAAGGCTGagaaaaaggaaaacattaacaTTCAAGAAGATAAGGAACGAAAGAACAAAAAATCG TTTATTAGTCGGCTGCAAATGACCGAGGATGAACTCATTGTACACTTTTTCCAGCTTGATG AAGCAGGAAAAGGAACCGTAACAATAAGGGATTTAGAAAGAGCGGCTATAACTCATGATTTTTCATGGACAGACACTGAGTTGGTTGATATGATTCGTTGCTTTGATAGTGATGGAGATGGAAGG CTAAGTCTAGACGATTTTCGCAAGATTGTTGTTCGATGCAACATGATAAAAGACTCACAGAATTCTTGA
- the LOC131604373 gene encoding protein FAR-RED IMPAIRED RESPONSE 1-like, translating to MEFIGEIEEPVISENANNDSYASDLEANNFQEPCLEMEFESQENAYSFYVQYAKCVGFGVSIKSSRRSKISRQFIDVKYACTRYGNKRESTSQNPRPCLKVDCKAGLHIKRRCDGKWVIHGFIKDHNHELFPTYAHYFPCHRSINKAQKQCIDTLQHVGVRTNKIYATMAKQHGGYEKVGCLEKDVRNHLDKERRLNLESGDANAMLECFMLMQEENPRFFYAFDLDDDGRVKNVFWVDANGRDDYQEFGDVISFDTTYITNKYKMPFAPFIGVNNHFQSRLLGCALLANESSESFIWLMKIWLRAMGGKPPNAIITDQDKAMKVAIEEVFPNTRHRFCLWHILRKVPEKLSHVMRKNEDFTRDFNACIYKSRSIQQFEDKWKEMVEKFQLSEDGWIRSLYGERGHWVPVYMKDTFFGGLSTTQRSESINSFFDKYVVIP from the coding sequence ATGGAATTCATTGGTGAAATTGAAGAGCCTGTTATTAGTGAGAATGCCAACAATGATTCATATGCTAGTGATTTAGAGGCTAATAATTTTCAAGAACCTTGCTTGGAAATGGAATTTGAGTCACAAGAAAATGcttattctttttatgttcagtATGCTAAATGTGTTGGATTTGGTGTTTCCATCAAAAGTAGTCGCCGTTCAAAGATTTCTAGACAATTTATTGATGTCAAATATGCTTGCACAAGATATGGAAATAAACGAGAGTCGACTTCCCAAAATCCACGGCCTTGTTTGAAGGTGGATTGTAAGGCTGGCTTGCATATTAAAAGAAGATGTGATGGAAAGTGGGTTATCCATGGCTTCATTAAAGATCATAATCATGAACTTTTCCCAACATATGCACATTATTTTCCTTGTCATAGAAGCATCAATAAAGCTCAAAAGCAATGTATTGATACTTTGCAACATGTTGGAGTGAGAACAAATAAAATTTATGCCACAATGGCCAAACAACACGGAGGATATGAAAAAGTTGGTTGTTTGGAGAAAGATGTTAGAAATCATTTGGATAAGGAACGTCGTCTGAATTTAGAATCAGgagatgcaaatgcaatgttggaGTGTTTTATGCTTATGCAAGAAGAAAATCCAAGATTTTTTTATGCATTTGATTTGGATGATGATGGTCGTGTAAAAAATGTATTTTGGGTGGATGCAAATGGTAGAGATGACTATCAAGAATTTGGAGATGTGATTTCATTTGATACCACATATATCACAAACAAATACAAAATGCCATTTGCTCCATTCATTGGTGTGAATAATCACTTTCAATCAAGACTCCTTGGTTGTGCATTACTAGCAAATGAGTCATCTGAGAGTTTCATATGGTTGATGAAAATATGGCTTAGGGCAATGGGCGGCAAACCTCCAAATGCAATAATAACCGATCAAGATAAAGCAATGAAAGTGGCCATTGAAGAGGTATTTCCAAACACTCGACATCGGTTTTGTTTGTGGCATATACTTAGAAAGGTGCCCGAGAAGTTAAGCCATGTaatgagaaaaaatgaagatttcaCCCGTGATTTTAACGCATGTATTTACAAGTCTCGGTCAATACAACAATTTGAAGATAAATGGAAAGAAATGGTAGAGAAATTTCAACTGTCAGAGGATGGGTGGATTCGATCTTTGTATGGAGAACGTGGACATTGGGTTCCTGTTTACATGAAAGATACATTTTTTGGTGGCTTGTCAACGACTCAAAGATCAGAGAGCATTAACTCTTTTTTCGACAAAtatgttgtcataccctaa